A genomic region of Friedmanniella luteola contains the following coding sequences:
- a CDS encoding ABC transporter permease — protein sequence MTTTATEPSTANPDSSRPRRVAAKLQRAGTRTAYHWELVKLAALIRVRAMIIGCLIAPPIIVLILRGQRPPADTLYGKLIHLSGFAVPLLLLGFISQWVLPLLTSLVAGDIFASEDQQGTWKTILTRSVSRAQIFRAKTLAALTFAAVAYSALAVSAIASGVLLVGRQPLTGLTGQTITPSTALGLVIAAWAAAFPVLIGFTALSILLSVRTRNPALGVVGPVVLGLAMSLLGSVGGIGLLRRLLLTTPLDAWHGLLTATPFYGPLVQGLAVCAAWTALCLVLAYRSLRNRDLTEG from the coding sequence ATGACCACCACCGCCACGGAGCCCAGCACCGCGAACCCCGACTCAAGCCGTCCTCGTCGCGTCGCAGCCAAGCTGCAGCGCGCCGGGACCCGGACTGCCTACCACTGGGAACTCGTCAAGCTCGCCGCCCTGATCCGGGTCCGCGCCATGATCATCGGCTGCCTGATCGCGCCGCCGATCATCGTGTTGATCCTGCGCGGCCAACGACCTCCCGCCGACACGCTCTACGGCAAGCTGATCCACCTCAGCGGCTTCGCGGTCCCACTCCTGCTGCTGGGCTTCATCAGCCAGTGGGTCCTCCCGCTGCTGACCAGCCTGGTGGCGGGCGACATCTTCGCCAGTGAAGACCAACAAGGGACCTGGAAGACCATTCTCACCCGATCGGTCAGCCGTGCCCAGATCTTCCGAGCCAAGACACTCGCGGCGCTCACCTTCGCCGCCGTGGCCTACTCGGCCCTCGCGGTGTCCGCCATCGCCTCCGGCGTCCTGCTCGTCGGCCGGCAGCCGCTGACGGGCCTGACCGGGCAGACCATCACGCCATCGACCGCACTCGGACTCGTCATCGCCGCATGGGCAGCCGCATTCCCAGTGCTCATCGGCTTCACCGCCCTGTCCATCCTGCTGTCGGTCCGCACCCGCAACCCCGCACTCGGGGTCGTCGGGCCCGTGGTGCTCGGTCTGGCGATGAGCCTGCTCGGCTCGGTCGGAGGGATCGGCCTGCTCCGACGCCTCCTGCTCACGACCCCGCTCGACGCCTGGCACGGACTGCTCACCGCCACACCGTTCTACGGACCCCTCGTCCAAGGGCTCGCGGTCTGCGCAGCCTGGACCGCCCTCTGCCTCGTCCTGGCCTACCGCTCGCTGCGCAACCGCGACCTCACCGAAGGATGA
- a CDS encoding ABC transporter ATP-binding protein yields MSELLAVQAEGLTKRYGALTAVDGISMRVAQGEVYGVLGPNGAGKTTFLRMLFGLIRPDAGQLEVFGRTWAEHGTAALDGVAGFIESPRFYPYLSGRRNLQLLAGLDGGSGADRIEEVLEVVDLTGREGDKVAGYSFGMRQRLGVAASLLRDPRLLVLDEPANGLDPAGIRDMRALVKRLAASGLTVLLSSHDMDEVEEICDNVTIMKRGSVAYHGTIADLRRQAPPQAHLLRTNDDTAALALAGRADVSVSAADGQLAVHGQQTAIDAYVADVVGSGLAIRSLTLGEAPLESLFFMLTESAPATTATPAHTDLEEATR; encoded by the coding sequence TCGCCCAAGGCGAGGTGTACGGGGTGCTCGGCCCGAACGGGGCCGGGAAGACGACCTTCCTGCGGATGTTGTTCGGGTTGATCCGCCCCGACGCGGGCCAGCTCGAGGTCTTCGGCCGGACCTGGGCGGAGCACGGGACGGCCGCCCTCGACGGCGTGGCCGGATTCATCGAGAGCCCCCGCTTCTATCCCTACCTCAGCGGCCGACGGAACCTTCAGCTGCTGGCCGGTCTGGACGGCGGCTCCGGAGCCGACCGGATCGAGGAGGTCCTCGAGGTGGTCGACCTCACCGGCAGGGAGGGCGACAAGGTCGCCGGCTACTCCTTCGGGATGCGGCAGCGGCTCGGCGTCGCCGCCTCTCTGCTGCGAGACCCACGGCTGCTGGTGCTGGACGAACCGGCCAACGGGTTGGACCCGGCCGGGATCCGGGACATGCGAGCGCTGGTGAAGCGGCTCGCGGCGTCCGGTCTGACGGTGTTGCTAAGCAGCCACGACATGGACGAGGTCGAGGAGATATGCGACAACGTCACGATCATGAAGCGCGGGTCAGTGGCCTACCACGGGACGATCGCCGACCTGCGCCGGCAGGCGCCTCCCCAGGCCCACCTGCTCCGCACCAACGACGACACCGCCGCGCTCGCCCTGGCCGGGCGGGCGGATGTCAGTGTCAGCGCCGCTGACGGCCAGCTGGCGGTACATGGCCAGCAGACGGCGATCGACGCCTACGTCGCTGACGTCGTCGGGTCCGGGCTGGCCATCCGCAGCCTCACCCTCGGCGAGGCACCCCTGGAATCGCTGTTCTTCATGCTCACCGAATCCGCCCCCGCGACCACCGCCACACCGGCCCACACCGACCTCGAGGAGGCGACCCGATGA